One genomic region from Siniperca chuatsi isolate FFG_IHB_CAS linkage group LG18, ASM2008510v1, whole genome shotgun sequence encodes:
- the tmem203 gene encoding transmembrane protein 203, producing MLFSLRELVQWLGFATFELFLHLLALLVFSMLVALRADMFTPTLSWWLVFVPLFAADGLSTYFTAIVSIRLYRENEKRLAVLRLLWVLTVLSLKLVCEVLLCQKLAEQEQARDLWFGLIVSPLFILLQLLMIRACRVN from the coding sequence ATGCTGTTCTCCCTGAGGGAACTGGTCCAGTGGCTGGGCTTTGCCACCTTTGAactcttcctccacctgctaGCGTTGCTGGTCTTTAGCATGCTGGTTGCTCTGCGAGCTGACATGTTCACCCCCACGCTGAGCTGGTGGCTGGTGTTCGTCCCGCTGTTTGCTGCAGACGGCCTCAGCACCTACTTCACAGCCATCGTGTCCATCCGTCTTTACCGGGAGAATGAGAAGCGTCTTGCGGTGCTGCGGCTCCTCTGGGTGCTGACGGTACTCAGCCTGAAGCTGGTGTGTGAGGTGCTGCTGTGCCAGAAGCTGGCGGAGCAGGAGCAAGCCAGAGACCTGTGGTTTGGCCTCATCGTCTCCCCGCTGTTcatcctgctgcagctgctgatgatACGAGCATGTCGTGTCAACTGA